In Malaclemys terrapin pileata isolate rMalTer1 chromosome 10, rMalTer1.hap1, whole genome shotgun sequence, the following are encoded in one genomic region:
- the SLC29A4 gene encoding equilibrative nucleoside transporter 4 isoform X1 — protein MGSVRGDHFKDISPVVTPEGNVVMSFSFDSYQLEEEELQAKGNQAKGVLTFMEPASEDPEPQDRYHGIYFAMLLAGVGFLLPYNSFITDVDYLHHKYPGTSIVFDMSLTYILVALVAVILNNALVELLSLHTRISVGYLFALGPLLFVSICDVWLELFTHRQAYAINLIAVGVVAFGCTVQQSSFYGYTGMLPKRYTQGVMTGESTAGVIISLSRIFTKLLLSDEKENTIIFFFISIGIELMCFILHLLVKRTHFVRYYTACSREGAPEGKGVPDHGTGYRVHHDVTAEDVRFENRPCGQVGSPPGSLGHETELAGSGTYVRFDVPRPRIKRSWPSFRDMMLHRYVVSRVIWAYMLSIAMTYFITLCLFPGLESEIRNCTLGEWLPILIMAVFNLSDFVGKILAALPYDWRGTHLLIYSCLRVIFIPLFIMCVYPSGKPTFNHPAWPCIFSLLMGITNGYFGSVPMILAAGKVSPEQRELAGNTMTVSYMTGLTLGSAVAYFAYSLTSTSHSTCFHTETYNSSFTAGY, from the exons ATGGGCTCCGTCAGAGGAGATCACTTCAAGGACATCAGCCCCGTGGTGACCCCCGAGGGGAACGTGGTGATGAGCTTCAGCTTCGACAGCtaccagctggaggaggaggagctgcaggcGAAAGGGAATCAGGCCAAGGGAGTCCTCACCTTCATGGAGCCAG CCTCGGAAGACCCCGAACCCCAGGATCGATACCATGGGATTTACTTTGCCATGCTGCTAGCAGGGGTTGGATTTCTCCTGCCTTACAACAGCTTTATCACAGATGTGGACTATTTGCATCACAAATATCCAG GGACCTCCATTGTGTTTGATATGAGCCTCACCTACATCCTGGTAGCCTTGGTAGCCGTCATCTTGAACAACGCCCTGGTGGAGCTGCTGAGTTTGCACACCAGGATCTCTGTGG GATACCTGTTCGCTCTGGGTCCCCTTCTCTTCGTCAGTATCTGCGATGTCTGGTTGGAGCTCTTCACCCACAGGCAAGCGTATGCTATTAACCTGATAGCCGTAGGGGTCGTGGCCTTCGGCTGCACAG TGCAGCAATCCAGTTTCTACGGCTACACCGGGATGCTGCCCAAGCGGTACACCCAGGGGGTGATGACTGGCGAGA GCACCGCGGGGGTGATCATCTCCCTCAGCCGCATTTTCACCAAACTCCTCCTGTCGGACGAGAAGGAGAACACCATCATCTTCTTCTTCATCTCCATCGGCATCGAGCTCATGTGCTTCATTCTCCACCTGCTGGTGAAGCGCACCCATTTCGTCCGGTACTACACCGCCTGCTCCCGGGAGGGCGCACCTGAGGGCAAAGGGGTCCCAGACCACGGCACCGGATACAGGGTTCACCACGACGTCACTGCAGAGGACGTCAGATTC GAAAATCGGCCTTGTGGGCAGGTGGGCTCCCCTCCGGGCAGCCTGGGGCATGAAACTGAGCTGGCTGGCAGCGGCACCTACGTGAGGTTTGACGTCCCTCGACCAAGAATCAAAAGGAGCTGGCCCAGCTTCCGAG ACATGATGCTCCATCGCTACGTTGTCTCCAGGGTGATCTGGGCCTACATGCTTTCCATAGCCATGACCTACTTCATCACACTGTGCCTCTTTCCTGGGCTGGAGTCGGAGATCCGCAACTGCACTCTTGGGGAGTGGCTCCCCATCTTAATCATGGCTGTCTTCAACCTCTCGGACTTTGTAGGCAAG ATCCTGGCTGCCTTGCCTTATGACTGGAGAGGGACCCACCTTCTCATCTACTCTTGTCTGCGAGTGATTTTCATTCCCCTCTTTATAATGTGCGTGTACCCCAGTGGGAAACCCACCTTCAACCACCCCGCTTGGCCTTGCATCTTCTCCCTCCTCATGGGGATCACCAATGGGTACTTTGGCAGCGTACCCATGATCCTGGCTGCTGGCAAAGTGAGCCCGGAGCAGCGGGAACTGGCAG GTAACACCATGACTGTGTCCTATATGACCGGATTGACGCTGGGCTCCGCCGTGGCCTACTTTGCCTATAGCCTCACCAGTACGTCTCACAGTACCTGTTTCCACACTGAAACCTACAACAGCTCTTTCACGGCGGGGTACTGA
- the SLC29A4 gene encoding equilibrative nucleoside transporter 4 isoform X2: protein MGSVRGDHFKDISPVVTPEGNVVMSFSFDSYQLEEEELQAKGNQAKGVLTFMEPASEDPEPQDRYHGIYFAMLLAGVGFLLPYNSFITDVDYLHHKYPGTSIVFDMSLTYILVALVAVILNNALVELLSLHTRISVGYLFALGPLLFVSICDVWLELFTHRQAYAINLIAVGVVAFGCTVQQSSFYGYTGMLPKRYTQGVMTGESTAGVIISLSRIFTKLLLSDEKENTIIFFFISIGIELMCFILHLLVKRTHFVRYYTACSREGAPEGKGVPDHGTGYRVHHDVTAEDVRFENRPCGQVGSPPGSLGHETELAGSGTYVRFDVPRPRIKRSWPSFRDMMLHRYVVSRVIWAYMLSIAMTYFITLCLFPGLESEIRNCTLGEWLPILIMAVFNLSDFVGKILAALPYDWRGTHLLIYSCLRVIFIPLFIMCVYPSGKPTFNHPAWPCIFSLLMGITNGYFGSVPMILAAGKVSPEQRELAGNTMTVSYMTGLTLGSAVAYFAYSLTRQ, encoded by the exons ATGGGCTCCGTCAGAGGAGATCACTTCAAGGACATCAGCCCCGTGGTGACCCCCGAGGGGAACGTGGTGATGAGCTTCAGCTTCGACAGCtaccagctggaggaggaggagctgcaggcGAAAGGGAATCAGGCCAAGGGAGTCCTCACCTTCATGGAGCCAG CCTCGGAAGACCCCGAACCCCAGGATCGATACCATGGGATTTACTTTGCCATGCTGCTAGCAGGGGTTGGATTTCTCCTGCCTTACAACAGCTTTATCACAGATGTGGACTATTTGCATCACAAATATCCAG GGACCTCCATTGTGTTTGATATGAGCCTCACCTACATCCTGGTAGCCTTGGTAGCCGTCATCTTGAACAACGCCCTGGTGGAGCTGCTGAGTTTGCACACCAGGATCTCTGTGG GATACCTGTTCGCTCTGGGTCCCCTTCTCTTCGTCAGTATCTGCGATGTCTGGTTGGAGCTCTTCACCCACAGGCAAGCGTATGCTATTAACCTGATAGCCGTAGGGGTCGTGGCCTTCGGCTGCACAG TGCAGCAATCCAGTTTCTACGGCTACACCGGGATGCTGCCCAAGCGGTACACCCAGGGGGTGATGACTGGCGAGA GCACCGCGGGGGTGATCATCTCCCTCAGCCGCATTTTCACCAAACTCCTCCTGTCGGACGAGAAGGAGAACACCATCATCTTCTTCTTCATCTCCATCGGCATCGAGCTCATGTGCTTCATTCTCCACCTGCTGGTGAAGCGCACCCATTTCGTCCGGTACTACACCGCCTGCTCCCGGGAGGGCGCACCTGAGGGCAAAGGGGTCCCAGACCACGGCACCGGATACAGGGTTCACCACGACGTCACTGCAGAGGACGTCAGATTC GAAAATCGGCCTTGTGGGCAGGTGGGCTCCCCTCCGGGCAGCCTGGGGCATGAAACTGAGCTGGCTGGCAGCGGCACCTACGTGAGGTTTGACGTCCCTCGACCAAGAATCAAAAGGAGCTGGCCCAGCTTCCGAG ACATGATGCTCCATCGCTACGTTGTCTCCAGGGTGATCTGGGCCTACATGCTTTCCATAGCCATGACCTACTTCATCACACTGTGCCTCTTTCCTGGGCTGGAGTCGGAGATCCGCAACTGCACTCTTGGGGAGTGGCTCCCCATCTTAATCATGGCTGTCTTCAACCTCTCGGACTTTGTAGGCAAG ATCCTGGCTGCCTTGCCTTATGACTGGAGAGGGACCCACCTTCTCATCTACTCTTGTCTGCGAGTGATTTTCATTCCCCTCTTTATAATGTGCGTGTACCCCAGTGGGAAACCCACCTTCAACCACCCCGCTTGGCCTTGCATCTTCTCCCTCCTCATGGGGATCACCAATGGGTACTTTGGCAGCGTACCCATGATCCTGGCTGCTGGCAAAGTGAGCCCGGAGCAGCGGGAACTGGCAG GTAACACCATGACTGTGTCCTATATGACCGGATTGACGCTGGGCTCCGCCGTGGCCTACTTTGCCTATAGCCTCACCA GGCAGTAG